GAGCAATAGGCGCGGGCGTGGGCAGCGGCGGCAGATGCCAAATGGCATGAGTTGACCCTGGCCACCCCCTACCCTCTCTTTTATAGGCGTCCCCTAATCAGCCCCGAGATGGAGGCCCAATTAGaaaaccctaagccttgtctaatttgGGTCCAACCTGAATTAGACTTCCAGCCTTTAAATGTGTGACCCTATGGATTCATGTATATATAGACATGAGCTGAGTACTCCTACCTACATTTGCGAGACAGAAACACTCACCTCTAGCATGCACTGGGTCATGACCTGCTAATGCTCGGTGCCAACATCTGTTATATCTTGAGTCCAGATGAACTGAGTGCATGCACTAAGACGCACTAGCTAGCTGCTTTGGAGCTTCTACTAAAAAAAAGTATGGAGCATGCATGTTCCCTATTTCGTTTATTTTTGTCTTGCATTTTATACTTTATGTACTAATTATATTGTGTGATGATATGATGAACCGGGTTTAAAACACCCATGGGTTTGCGGGTTTGGGTACTGCATCCAGACCCATGCCCATAAACCCGCTGGCTCTAGCTTTTGTCCCATTAACAAAGCCATGGTTAGCGAAGTTGATCCATATCCTAACCCTAATAGAGCTAAAACCCATCGGATTTCGGGTCTCGGGTACCTATTGCCATCTTTAGATGGATCCACTTGGCCTCTAGCACAAGCACTCGGCAGATCCCTTCTCATGTTGTCATGTGCCAATGGTGACGCCCTCGGCCCGGCCAGTCCACCGCTGCCCGCCGCCCTCGTTTCTGACTCATCTGTTGGATCGACAAAATGGACCCGGCCCAATAGAAGAAATGATGACGCGGTGAGTTTAATTGGGCTGGCCATCCGATTCCGATGTGCCACTCCAGTTTGCCGCGGAGCCGCCTCCGGCTCCGATCCCTCCGCTCCGCCTTTTCGGTCGTAGATGTCGCCTTCTCTTTTACGAGGAAATCCAGCAGGATTGGATTGGAGGTATGGAAgttcggaggaggaggaggatccgGATCTCCTTCTCCGATCCTGACGCAACCGATTCAGACTCCGGCGAGGATGCGACTTCCGCCCAGGGTTTTCTTTTTCGGCGAAATTTCACCGAAATTTCCGAAATTTCGCATTTTTCAGTGAGGtccgaatttttttttgtatCGGTCAAATTTTTCGGTTAAATTCATGTTTCGCTTCAAAATTACTCCAAACAACAATAAAATGACCCACCATATCTTCTAgtcttatcaaagccctcaatttcttcaaaattatttaattttctcACTCACATATTCCATGACACTAGCATATGCAGCTCGCCCCACCGTCAGCCCGCTATACTACCGCAATAAAATATTGTGTTATTTCGttaatattatataaatttgtgaTGAGTGATATATTAGAAAGCTTTTTTAGTAAAATGAtgtcaaatttttttaaaaatcaatttgaatttatttaaatttcATCCGAAATTTCCGAAATGTCCGAAATTTCTTATTTATCGGCAGGTGCCGAAAAAATTTTCCTACCGAAAAAGAAAACCTTGCTTCCGCCTCCTGTGGTGGCCGCAAGACAAATATTGTAATCTTTCATTGCAGTAGtactagtagcagcagcagcagcgccaaGAAGAACCCTGGTGGCTGTGCTGGTTCGCAACAAAGGCAAGCAATCCGATCGTCGCCGGCGAGCTGCTGGGACCGCGCCGCCGTCGGTTCGGTACCCGTGATGAAGCGGTGCCGCGGCGTCTACGAGCGGCAGCCTGGTCGGTGGGCGGCGGAGTTTCGGAGCCATAGACTCAAGGCCCGGCATTGGATCGGCACGTTCGCCACCGAGGACGAGGCCAAGGCCGCGTACGACGACTTCGAGAGGCAGTTCTTCCCGGCGCGGCGCTGTGGCCTGCCGGTGCCGCTGCCGGCGTTGGAGCGCGGTGGTGGCCGCGCTGCTGGCGGCGTTCAGAGAGCATCAAATCCTCATCGACAACGACATCCACATCCACCTGACAAGCGACAGATTGTACTGGCTTTGGCGGCGACTGGGATAATGCTGCCGCCGCTTCCGTCTGCGCCTGCGAGCGCGCCATGCATCTCGAACCCGACGTCGGCGACGCCGCAGCGGCCgctggtgccgccgccgccgttcgagAATAATGCGGAACCGCATGGTGATGCGGTGCCGAGTGTTCATTCTTTCTGGGCGGACGAGCCCGCCGACGAGGATCTTATAGGGCTAGCTGATCTTGGACACCTGCCATTGCCGTTCTCGGATGGCAGCATGGACTTTGATCCGGATGATTTGTCGCTGTTTGATGGGTTCTTGTGACGAACAGTACTATATGCATGCAATGCATGCATCAACAACAAGCTAGATGCATGACAAGTAAGTGTACAAAATGTTTTCACAATATTCGTAATTCTTTCGATCGATCTGTACAAATTCAATGGCGATAAACCTTCTCGTATTTTCCGTGAGTAGTACGTAAATTGTTTTCGCAAGTTACGCTATTCTCGCTAGTATCTGTTATGATTTGGTATCCaatatttccttttttttttcctttctgaCGGAACATATCATCTAAATTTTGATCACAACAGAGTCTTGCATGCAAATCTCGTTTATTCTGCTTGGTCTTATTATGAATTCACAATATCACACGTACTATATCTGATGATTAATAGGAAACATAACAATTATAACTACAATGATATCCTAATTAAGTTATTAATTAACCATAATCCATAGATCCATTAGATGACGATGAGGCGATCGAGACACGACGTACGGTGCCGGCGATGTCTTCTGGACTTAGAAGAGCGGGCCAGGGCACTCGAAGGAGATCTCGCAGCCCTCGACGGGCGTGAGCGTGATGACGTGCCTGACGGAGTTCATGAAGGGCGGGAGGCGCGCGGTGGCCTGGCAGACGCACGAGTTGTCGAGGCCCATGAGCCTGCGGCAGCACGCCGTGTCGCGCGGGTCctccccttccccctcctcgCTGTGCCGGTGCTGGTGCCGGTGCCGGGACCGCCTCCCGCCGtggctgtcgtcgtcgtcgctgctcCGGGACTGGACgccgctggcggcggcggccgtggaCGTCGTCGTGGACGTCTCGTtgagctgctgctgccgcgGCAGGCCCCCGCGCCTCACCCCAGGGCCCGGGATGAAGCTCCGCATGCTGCACGCCTCGTTGGCCAGGTTGAACTGCGAGCGGCAGAACACCTGAGCACTCGCTGGCTGGTGCCCGCTCAGG
This window of the Sorghum bicolor cultivar BTx623 chromosome 7, Sorghum_bicolor_NCBIv3, whole genome shotgun sequence genome carries:
- the LOC8069880 gene encoding uncharacterized protein LOC8069880 produces the protein MEKALALVVLVSGALLLSGHQPASAQVFCRSQFNLANEACSMRSFIPGPGVRRGGLPRQQQLNETSTTTSTAAAASGVQSRSSDDDDSHGGRRSRHRHQHRHSEEGEGEDPRDTACCRRLMGLDNSCVCQATARLPPFMNSVRHVITLTPVEGCEISFECPGPLF